A single Endozoicomonas sp. NE40 DNA region contains:
- the ispZ gene encoding septation protein IspZ codes for MKQLIDFIPLIVFFTIYKMDPRAMEFAGQSFELGGPFSATLALMVASVIVYGGMYLKSRHLEKSQMITLGAVILFGGMTLVFHDEIFLKWKAPIVNWIFAVAFLGSQFIGSKTLVQRMMGHVMTLPEAIWTRLNMSWVVFFTLLGAANLFVAFTFHDIWVDFKVFGSLILTFGFVILQFVFLSKYINTDAAANETDSGIEGGIESGGIKSSEEK; via the coding sequence ATGAAACAATTGATTGATTTTATTCCCCTGATTGTCTTTTTTACAATCTATAAAATGGATCCGCGTGCAATGGAGTTTGCAGGGCAGAGCTTTGAACTGGGTGGACCATTCAGTGCAACACTGGCCTTGATGGTCGCTTCTGTCATTGTCTACGGGGGGATGTACCTCAAGTCCCGTCACCTTGAAAAAAGCCAGATGATTACTCTGGGTGCCGTTATTCTTTTTGGTGGCATGACACTGGTTTTTCATGATGAAATATTTCTGAAATGGAAAGCCCCCATTGTTAACTGGATCTTTGCCGTCGCATTTCTGGGCAGTCAGTTTATCGGTAGCAAGACGCTGGTTCAGCGTATGATGGGGCATGTGATGACTCTGCCTGAAGCCATCTGGACACGGCTGAATATGAGCTGGGTCGTATTCTTTACCCTGCTCGGCGCAGCGAACCTGTTTGTTGCATTCACTTTCCACGACATCTGGGTGGACTTTAAGGTCTTTGGCAGTTTGATTCTTACTTTTGGTTTTGTCATCCTGCAGTTTGTATTTCTGTCTAAGTACATTAATACCGATGCCGCTGCCAATGAAACGGATAGCGGAATCGAAGGCGGAATAGAAAGCGGTGGTATAAAAAGCTCAGAGGAAAAATAA
- a CDS encoding ATP-dependent zinc protease, with the protein MSKLIHLMLLPVLVVSLQLSAARAAEACDCPGDKVIFGLYETATLEDIQQLKVSTLIDTGATTTSLDARNIKMYVNRKGRRWVYYDFYHKPSGKTVSMHQPVSRVARVITHSGSPKERAVVRNTISIGSTRHLLETSLINRGNFPQQLLIGRNYLKKSGLVDSARSYLQSRKQ; encoded by the coding sequence GTGAGTAAGCTCATTCATTTAATGCTGCTGCCTGTTCTTGTTGTCAGTTTGCAGCTGTCCGCCGCCAGGGCAGCAGAAGCCTGCGACTGTCCTGGTGACAAGGTCATTTTCGGTCTTTATGAAACAGCCACTCTGGAAGATATTCAGCAGCTTAAAGTCTCAACATTAATCGATACCGGAGCGACCACCACGTCCCTTGATGCCCGAAATATAAAAATGTATGTCAACCGCAAGGGGCGTCGCTGGGTTTATTACGATTTTTACCATAAACCGAGTGGAAAAACCGTGTCCATGCACCAGCCTGTCAGCAGGGTTGCGCGGGTCATTACCCACTCTGGTTCTCCAAAGGAACGGGCTGTCGTTCGGAATACTATCAGTATCGGGTCAACCCGTCATTTACTGGAAACCTCATTGATCAATCGCGGCAATTTTCCTCAGCAGCTTCTGATTGGCAGGAACTACCTTAAAAAATCAGGGCTGGTTGATTCGGCAAGATCGTATCTTCAGAGCAGGAAGCAATAA
- a CDS encoding TIGR04211 family SH3 domain-containing protein, protein MKLIVKTMMFALAAVWLSGNAADVQAADKYITDVVYVPLRAGPGNQYRILNQGLRTGTRMTVLEENAGEGFSQVRMSDGTEGFIRTQYLMDLQPARDRLPQEQEKNQQLSAQLKQLQAELQQRETELQSARDNLKNTSSMLDEKTTELVSLREATAEPLALDRRNKQLMEENLRYKNRVEVVEAENTQLVRNNSIRWYLYGGGTILVGILLGLFLPMVKLRKKPASDWV, encoded by the coding sequence ATGAAGCTGATTGTAAAAACCATGATGTTTGCACTGGCTGCAGTATGGCTCTCGGGCAATGCTGCAGATGTGCAGGCGGCTGATAAGTATATCACTGATGTTGTATATGTTCCCCTGCGGGCAGGGCCGGGAAACCAGTACCGGATTCTGAACCAGGGTTTAAGAACCGGTACCCGGATGACGGTACTGGAAGAAAATGCCGGAGAGGGTTTTAGTCAGGTTCGCATGTCCGACGGTACTGAAGGTTTTATTCGAACCCAGTACCTTATGGATCTGCAACCAGCCCGTGACCGGTTGCCACAGGAGCAGGAGAAAAACCAGCAGTTGTCGGCACAGTTGAAACAACTTCAGGCTGAGCTGCAACAACGGGAAACCGAGCTGCAGTCTGCCAGAGACAACCTGAAAAATACGTCGTCAATGCTGGATGAGAAAACCACTGAACTGGTGAGTTTGCGGGAAGCGACTGCTGAACCTCTGGCGCTTGACCGTCGTAACAAGCAGCTGATGGAAGAAAACCTGCGTTACAAAAACCGGGTTGAAGTGGTTGAGGCTGAAAATACCCAGCTGGTCAGAAATAACAGTATTCGCTGGTATCTGTATGGTGGTGGCACCATTCTGGTTGGCATTCTGTTAGGTCTGTTCCTGCCTATGGTGAAACTGCGCAAGAAGCCTGCGTCTGACTGGGTTTGA
- a CDS encoding ABC transporter ATP-binding protein has protein sequence MKNSVSDNPAVNIKDLKLAFHGYNSIDIPSLEIHSGEIILLFGENGSGKTTLFRLLSGLLRPDSGELQVLGHDLNRMSSRAKDYFRGDHIGYVFQNSNLMPYLTALENILLPCGFSSRKQKIVDSGEMTREYEAYQLMAKLKVEDPARLRHKTSQLSKGLRQRIAVARALIGNPSLILADEPASAMGSYSQRLVYELMINHARETNATLICISHNKEMDPLFDRRLNMKDINISAETNPLW, from the coding sequence GTGAAAAACTCCGTGAGCGACAATCCGGCTGTCAATATAAAAGACCTGAAACTGGCCTTTCATGGCTACAACAGTATTGATATACCTTCTCTGGAAATCCACAGTGGAGAAATCATTCTTCTGTTTGGAGAAAACGGTTCGGGGAAAACAACACTGTTCCGGTTATTGTCTGGTTTATTGAGGCCGGATTCGGGAGAGCTTCAGGTTCTGGGTCATGATCTGAATAGAATGAGTAGTCGTGCAAAAGACTATTTTCGTGGTGACCATATAGGTTATGTCTTTCAAAACTCGAATCTTATGCCCTATTTAACCGCCCTTGAAAATATTCTGCTGCCCTGTGGCTTTTCTTCCCGCAAGCAGAAAATTGTCGACAGCGGGGAAATGACCCGGGAGTACGAAGCTTATCAACTCATGGCCAAGTTAAAAGTAGAAGACCCTGCACGTCTGCGCCACAAAACGTCTCAGCTCAGCAAAGGCCTGCGACAACGCATTGCGGTTGCGCGCGCCCTGATTGGCAACCCCAGCCTGATACTGGCTGACGAACCAGCGTCGGCTATGGGCAGTTACAGTCAGCGTCTGGTTTATGAGCTGATGATAAACCATGCCAGAGAGACCAACGCCACCCTGATCTGCATCAGTCACAATAAAGAGATGGACCCTCTTTTTGACCGGCGACTGAATATGAAAGACATCAACATAAGTGCGGAGACTAACCCATTATGGTAA
- a CDS encoding PHP domain-containing protein, with protein MSINADLHCHTTASDGTLGPLELYRRAADQGVELLAITDHDSVAAHRFLQQHFLQQRPLDGPRLIAGIELSTTWSGVEIHIVGLNFALDHPDLDRIIRNQDNARRQRSLHIAKKLVKLLRLSITEDQLFAEVVGIALSRQKSTSDGFTLTKETVQTGRPHFAQWLINKGYVKDANAAFDHYLNDKKLGNLRQFWPPMSQAVAWLRALGGKAVLAHPGKYKMTRTKLRALVKDFKLAGGHALEVVGGVMVPGQTEQFVELCQTFELQASRGSDFHSPDYRWVELGRLRPVPDSLPAVWQDWQQAEK; from the coding sequence ATGAGTATTAATGCGGACCTTCACTGTCATACCACCGCTTCAGACGGAACCCTCGGTCCGCTTGAGCTATACCGCCGGGCGGCAGACCAGGGCGTTGAACTGCTCGCCATTACCGACCATGACTCGGTGGCAGCCCATCGATTTTTGCAGCAGCACTTTTTGCAGCAGCGCCCACTCGACGGGCCACGCCTGATTGCCGGTATTGAGCTGTCCACTACCTGGTCCGGTGTCGAAATTCATATTGTCGGGCTGAACTTTGCTCTGGATCATCCGGATCTCGACCGCATCATCAGGAATCAGGACAACGCCCGTCGGCAGCGATCACTGCACATTGCGAAAAAACTGGTCAAACTGTTACGACTGAGCATCACGGAAGATCAACTGTTTGCCGAGGTTGTGGGTATCGCACTATCGCGCCAGAAAAGCACCAGCGACGGCTTCACCCTGACAAAAGAAACCGTCCAGACCGGTCGACCGCATTTTGCACAATGGCTGATCAATAAAGGCTACGTCAAAGACGCTAACGCAGCTTTCGATCACTATCTGAATGACAAAAAGCTTGGCAACCTGCGTCAGTTCTGGCCCCCCATGAGCCAGGCCGTGGCCTGGTTGCGCGCGCTGGGCGGCAAAGCGGTTCTGGCTCATCCGGGGAAATACAAAATGACCCGAACCAAACTCCGGGCGCTGGTTAAAGACTTCAAACTCGCGGGCGGTCATGCGCTGGAAGTAGTAGGCGGCGTCATGGTACCGGGGCAAACCGAGCAGTTTGTAGAATTGTGCCAGACTTTTGAGTTACAAGCCTCCAGGGGCAGCGACTTTCATTCACCGGATTATCGCTGGGTTGAACTGGGCAGACTGCGCCCTGTTCCTGATTCACTACCAGCCGTATGGCAGGACTGGCAACAGGCTGAGAAGTAA
- a CDS encoding tryptophan--tRNA ligase produces the protein MRPTGRLHLGHYHGVLKNWLTLQHEYECFFFVADWHALTTHYENPALIEENVWEMVIDWLAAGVNPGSATLFIQSRVPEHAELNLLLSMITPLSWLERVPSYKDQQEKLRERDLSTHGFLGYPLLQSADILLYRAGLVPVGADQEAHIEITREIARRFNHLYGREPGFEDNAEAAIRKMGKKTGTLYRNLRRAYLEKGDDEALETARALLKEQSNITLGDQERLFGYLEGTGKVILPEPQALLAPQAKMPGLDGQKMSKSYGNTITLREDPDDIASKIRKMPTDPARQRRNDPGEPEKCPVWQLHKVYSDEARQEWVQEGCRNAGIGCLDCKKPVIEACQAELEPIRMEAMELERNQDVVKNIIAEGCEQARDEAQDTLRDVREAIGLDYR, from the coding sequence ATGCGACCCACCGGCCGACTGCATCTGGGCCACTACCACGGCGTACTGAAAAACTGGCTAACCCTGCAGCATGAATATGAATGCTTCTTTTTTGTAGCCGACTGGCATGCGCTGACCACCCATTACGAAAATCCGGCACTGATTGAAGAAAATGTCTGGGAAATGGTGATCGACTGGCTGGCAGCCGGTGTCAACCCCGGATCAGCCACCCTGTTTATTCAGTCCCGGGTACCTGAGCACGCAGAACTGAATCTGCTGCTGTCGATGATCACTCCCCTTTCATGGCTGGAGCGGGTACCCAGCTATAAGGATCAACAGGAAAAACTGCGCGAGCGGGATCTCTCTACTCACGGTTTTCTCGGCTACCCTCTGCTGCAAAGCGCTGATATCCTGCTCTATCGTGCCGGACTGGTGCCAGTGGGTGCGGACCAGGAAGCTCATATTGAAATCACCCGCGAAATCGCCAGACGGTTCAACCATCTCTATGGCCGGGAACCCGGTTTCGAAGATAACGCGGAAGCCGCCATTCGCAAAATGGGCAAAAAGACCGGCACACTATATCGCAACCTGCGCCGGGCTTATCTGGAAAAAGGCGATGATGAAGCACTGGAAACCGCCAGAGCCCTGCTAAAAGAACAGTCCAACATTACACTGGGTGACCAGGAGCGACTGTTTGGATATCTGGAAGGTACCGGCAAGGTAATTCTACCGGAGCCACAGGCATTGCTGGCACCGCAGGCTAAAATGCCGGGGCTGGACGGGCAGAAGATGTCCAAATCCTACGGCAATACCATCACCCTGCGTGAAGACCCGGATGATATTGCCAGTAAAATCCGCAAGATGCCGACCGACCCGGCACGCCAGCGTCGCAACGACCCGGGCGAACCGGAAAAATGCCCGGTTTGGCAGCTGCACAAGGTGTATTCTGATGAAGCTCGACAGGAATGGGTTCAGGAAGGTTGCCGCAATGCTGGCATCGGCTGCCTTGACTGCAAAAAACCGGTGATCGAAGCCTGTCAGGCAGAACTGGAACCGATTCGTATGGAAGCCATGGAACTTGAACGCAATCAGGATGTCGTAAAAAACATCATTGCAGAAGGTTGCGAACAGGCCCGGGACGAAGCGCAGGACACCCTGCGTGACGTGCGCGAAGCCATTGGCCTTGATTATCGCTGA
- a CDS encoding O-methyltransferase, whose product MTDIVTPELEQYCHEMTGQESAVLQALAQATRDRTRYPDNMSGRLVGQTLKMLTAISNARRVLEIGMFTGYAALSIAEALPEDGEIMCCESNPRAIAIAEEFFEQAGLSHKLNVLFGMALETIPTIEGELDMVFIDADKKKYQDYLEMTLPMVRQGGLIIIDDALWKGKVLAPQDERAQAIADLNQHICERKDVENVLLPVRHGLNIIRKL is encoded by the coding sequence ATGACGGATATAGTCACTCCAGAGCTGGAACAGTATTGTCATGAAATGACCGGGCAGGAGTCGGCTGTATTGCAGGCTCTGGCGCAGGCCACCCGTGACCGGACCCGCTACCCGGATAATATGTCCGGTCGTCTGGTCGGCCAGACACTGAAAATGCTGACAGCGATCAGTAACGCCCGGCGGGTTTTGGAAATTGGCATGTTTACCGGTTATGCCGCGTTGTCGATTGCCGAAGCATTGCCTGAGGACGGCGAAATTATGTGCTGCGAAAGTAACCCGAGAGCCATTGCTATTGCAGAGGAGTTTTTTGAGCAGGCGGGCTTATCGCACAAACTGAACGTTTTGTTTGGCATGGCACTGGAGACGATTCCCACCATTGAGGGGGAGCTGGATATGGTGTTTATTGATGCCGACAAAAAAAAGTATCAGGACTATCTTGAAATGACGCTACCCATGGTGCGTCAGGGCGGGCTGATTATTATTGATGACGCTCTCTGGAAAGGAAAGGTTCTGGCTCCTCAGGATGAACGGGCGCAGGCCATTGCAGACCTGAACCAGCATATTTGTGAGCGCAAGGATGTGGAGAATGTGTTACTGCCTGTCCGGCATGGCCTGAATATTATTCGAAAGCTATAA
- a CDS encoding segregation and condensation protein A, giving the protein MKGARKGDSPMTTTEAVADNSSDNYPSGDSAPDNSIPDEQQPAQTDAFDLNEASEAALENRILVMGQPMAKLPDDLYIPPEALEVFLDAFEGPLDLLLYLIKRNNMDILNIRVYTITQQYMEYVELMESSQFELAAEYLVMAATLAEIKSRMLLPRVSEDEEEEEDPRAELIRRLQEYERFKQAAEDIDELPRLNRNIYLVSAEPPNVDLERPHPDVDLKEVMLALGEVLRRADMYENHQIEQEALSTRERMSQVLSQLSSDRFTPFVALFRVDEGRLGVVVTFMAVMELIKESLIELIQNEPYGPIHVKARID; this is encoded by the coding sequence ATGAAAGGAGCCCGAAAAGGTGATAGCCCGATGACCACGACGGAAGCCGTGGCCGACAATTCGTCAGACAACTATCCGTCAGGCGATTCAGCGCCAGATAATTCAATACCGGATGAGCAGCAACCGGCGCAGACTGATGCCTTCGATCTGAATGAAGCATCAGAAGCCGCTCTGGAAAACCGTATTCTGGTTATGGGTCAGCCCATGGCCAAACTGCCTGACGACCTCTATATCCCTCCTGAAGCACTGGAAGTATTTCTGGATGCCTTTGAAGGGCCGCTTGACCTGTTGTTGTACCTGATCAAACGCAACAACATGGATATTCTCAATATTCGGGTCTACACCATTACCCAGCAGTACATGGAGTACGTTGAGCTGATGGAGTCTTCACAGTTCGAGCTGGCGGCAGAATATCTGGTGATGGCAGCCACCCTGGCTGAAATCAAATCCAGAATGCTTCTGCCCCGTGTCAGTGAAGATGAGGAAGAAGAGGAAGACCCCAGGGCGGAGCTGATCCGCAGACTGCAGGAATATGAACGTTTCAAGCAGGCAGCGGAAGACATTGACGAGCTACCAAGGCTGAACCGTAACATCTATCTCGTCAGCGCCGAGCCACCCAATGTTGATCTGGAACGCCCACATCCCGATGTGGACCTGAAAGAGGTCATGCTGGCCCTGGGCGAAGTGCTGCGACGGGCGGATATGTACGAAAACCATCAGATCGAGCAGGAAGCCCTGTCGACCCGTGAGCGAATGAGCCAGGTGTTGTCGCAGCTGTCTTCAGACCGTTTTACACCGTTTGTCGCTCTGTTCCGGGTGGACGAGGGACGACTGGGGGTTGTGGTCACCTTTATGGCAGTGATGGAACTGATCAAGGAATCCCTGATCGAACTGATACAAAATGAACCTTACGGCCCGATTCACGTTAAGGCCAGGATTGACTGA
- a CDS encoding YciI family protein: protein MLYAVISEDVDNSLPLRKEVRPAHLARLEQLKEQGRLVLAGPLPAIDSNDPGEAGFTGSLVVAEFDSLAAAQIWADADPYGEAGVYRKVVVKPFKKVLP, encoded by the coding sequence ATGCTGTATGCAGTAATCAGTGAAGATGTTGATAACAGCCTGCCTTTACGCAAAGAGGTGCGGCCTGCCCATCTGGCACGTCTGGAACAGTTAAAAGAACAGGGACGCCTGGTGCTGGCAGGGCCTCTGCCAGCTATTGACAGCAATGATCCCGGTGAAGCCGGGTTTACCGGCAGCCTGGTGGTTGCTGAATTTGATTCTCTGGCTGCCGCCCAGATCTGGGCTGACGCTGATCCCTATGGGGAAGCAGGTGTCTACCGGAAGGTGGTGGTCAAACCGTTTAAGAAAGTGCTGCCTTGA
- a CDS encoding L-threonylcarbamoyladenylate synthase, translated as MSQFFQIHPDNPQPRLVRQAVEIMRNGGVIAYPTDSAYALGCLIGEKKAVDRIRSIRHLDDKHNFTLVCRDLSELAIYAQVNNSQYRLLKSATPGPYTFILKGSREVPRRLMHPKRRTIGIRVPECAIVNALLAELDAPIMSTTLQLPADDQPMTDAYDIRQLLESQLDLVIDGGYRDGIPTTVVSLLEDTPEILREGKGDTTLFSA; from the coding sequence ATGAGTCAATTTTTTCAGATTCACCCTGACAACCCGCAACCAAGGCTGGTACGTCAGGCGGTTGAGATCATGCGTAACGGCGGTGTGATCGCGTACCCCACCGATTCGGCTTATGCCCTGGGCTGTCTGATTGGCGAAAAGAAAGCCGTTGACCGGATTCGCAGCATTCGTCATCTGGACGATAAGCATAACTTCACGCTGGTCTGTCGTGACCTGTCGGAACTGGCTATTTATGCCCAGGTCAACAACAGTCAGTACCGGTTACTGAAAAGCGCCACACCGGGGCCTTACACCTTTATCCTGAAAGGTTCCCGGGAAGTTCCCCGACGGCTGATGCACCCCAAGCGTCGAACCATTGGTATCAGGGTACCGGAGTGCGCCATTGTCAATGCACTGCTTGCCGAACTGGACGCACCCATCATGAGTACAACCCTGCAACTGCCGGCTGATGACCAGCCCATGACGGATGCTTACGACATTCGTCAATTGCTCGAAAGTCAGCTGGATCTGGTCATTGACGGCGGATACCGGGACGGCATCCCAACCACGGTGGTCAGTCTGCTGGAAGACACGCCTGAAATCTTGCGGGAAGGTAAAGGTGATACCACTCTGTTCTCTGCCTGA
- a CDS encoding SelT/SelW/SelH family protein produces MPTKPVIEIQYCSQCQWLLRSAWLAQELLSTFATDLQEVRLQPGTGGVFKIRLNNEEIWERKKDGGFPQPKQIKQKVRDLIDPDRDLGHNDR; encoded by the coding sequence ATGCCAACAAAACCAGTGATTGAAATTCAGTATTGCAGCCAGTGCCAGTGGCTGCTTCGTTCAGCCTGGCTGGCTCAGGAGCTGCTGAGTACCTTTGCGACGGACCTGCAGGAAGTCCGGTTGCAACCCGGTACCGGCGGGGTGTTTAAGATCAGGCTGAATAATGAAGAAATATGGGAAAGGAAGAAAGATGGCGGTTTTCCACAACCTAAACAGATCAAACAGAAGGTGCGGGACCTGATTGACCCTGACAGGGATCTGGGTCATAACGATCGTTGA
- a CDS encoding ABC transporter permease — MVILQLVKKSLGRRKVKALVSMAGLALSLALLLMLVHVKNSVFNTLERVTGQSDLIVGAPSQPVHLAMYGLFRMGNTPPAISFNVYDNLRVHPEVSAAIPLSMMESHKGFSVTGTTNVLFDSFDPAGPLAFASGGGFTQAASVVLGYEVAQQTGYNIGEMITIAKGSEPTIEDEYQELFTITGILSSTGTVLDNSFIASLNDLASIRGRFNNEPDKADGINLILVRLHNRQALLPLQREIGQQFSEPLEIVIPDQELAFIQRISNRFGSLMIGIVMLTAVMALITVFFSVSSNLSERRSEIDTLRMLGARSHQVIVVGLLEPVLIIFLATVVGFLLFQLAASGAESLLPEEWKLWMTERPVSFGEVKFLLFILLTGCLLAFVQAWKSAIEPVRQPSERR; from the coding sequence ATGGTAATTCTGCAACTGGTTAAAAAAAGTCTGGGTCGGCGTAAGGTGAAAGCACTGGTATCCATGGCTGGACTGGCCTTAAGCCTTGCTCTGCTGCTGATGCTGGTGCATGTAAAAAACAGTGTGTTTAACACTCTGGAGCGTGTAACAGGGCAATCAGACCTTATAGTTGGCGCGCCTTCCCAACCTGTACACCTTGCGATGTACGGGTTGTTCAGAATGGGTAACACGCCACCGGCTATCAGTTTTAACGTGTATGACAATCTCCGGGTGCATCCGGAAGTCTCTGCTGCGATACCGCTCAGTATGATGGAAAGCCATAAAGGGTTTTCCGTGACGGGTACCACCAACGTCCTGTTTGATTCATTTGATCCAGCCGGTCCACTGGCTTTTGCGTCAGGTGGTGGTTTTACTCAGGCAGCCAGTGTCGTATTAGGGTATGAAGTAGCGCAGCAGACCGGATATAACATTGGAGAAATGATTACCATCGCCAAAGGGTCAGAACCGACCATAGAGGACGAATATCAGGAACTGTTTACGATTACAGGAATACTGTCTTCTACAGGCACTGTACTGGACAACAGCTTTATTGCCTCTCTGAATGATCTGGCTTCAATTCGGGGACGCTTTAATAATGAACCGGACAAAGCCGATGGCATTAACCTTATTCTGGTACGGCTGCATAACCGTCAGGCTTTGTTGCCTTTGCAGCGTGAGATCGGACAACAGTTTTCAGAGCCGCTGGAAATAGTGATACCCGATCAGGAGCTGGCCTTTATCCAGCGAATCAGTAACCGCTTTGGCAGTCTGATGATTGGTATTGTTATGCTGACGGCTGTGATGGCATTAATCACAGTGTTTTTCAGTGTCAGCAGTAATCTGTCTGAACGTCGCAGTGAGATAGATACCCTCAGGATGCTGGGTGCCCGCTCGCATCAGGTTATTGTTGTCGGGCTTCTGGAGCCGGTGTTGATTATTTTTCTGGCGACCGTGGTCGGCTTCCTGCTGTTCCAACTAGCGGCTTCTGGTGCTGAGTCACTGCTGCCGGAAGAGTGGAAGTTATGGATGACTGAGCGCCCGGTATCTTTTGGGGAAGTGAAATTTTTATTATTTATCCTGCTGACAGGTTGCCTGCTGGCCTTTGTTCAGGCATGGAAATCAGCGATCGAGCCGGTTCGCCAGCCTTCGGAAAGGAGGTAA
- a CDS encoding DUF4286 family protein: MIYEVNCMIPQSRQDEFLAWLESHVKQLLRIDGFEDATISRLQEDDRLPEAHVGFCVQYFLEDQSVFDRYITDYAPAMREDGANRFGSDLKIYRRLMSRPVFSS; the protein is encoded by the coding sequence ATGATCTACGAAGTGAACTGCATGATCCCCCAGTCCCGGCAGGATGAATTTCTTGCCTGGCTGGAATCGCACGTCAAACAGCTACTCAGGATTGACGGATTTGAAGATGCCACGATTTCCCGGCTGCAGGAAGATGACCGCCTGCCTGAAGCACACGTTGGTTTCTGTGTTCAGTACTTTCTGGAGGATCAGTCTGTCTTTGACCGTTACATTACAGATTATGCGCCAGCCATGCGGGAAGACGGTGCGAATCGTTTTGGCAGTGATCTGAAAATTTACCGCCGCCTGATGTCCAGACCCGTATTTTCCAGTTAA
- a CDS encoding ZrgA family zinc uptake protein codes for MKNEWYKKAAAFIVTLLLSLTVYAGPVIHRAVEPAQMLLDITLKESSLTLYLTIPASASSLLVTNHEHKDIVNLLTETQDLWLPDTGAGCTLSSQRVFHSEHEAAEEMLGDIQGFYDFNCLNPQSLHSIRPNVLNTLPGLKQLNIWLTTDSWQNKQSLILPGDGKIAIKPGS; via the coding sequence ATGAAAAACGAATGGTATAAAAAAGCTGCCGCATTCATCGTGACCCTGCTATTGAGTCTGACAGTTTATGCCGGGCCGGTTATTCATCGTGCTGTAGAGCCAGCCCAGATGTTGCTGGACATTACATTAAAAGAGAGCAGCCTGACACTGTATCTGACCATTCCAGCCTCTGCATCTTCCCTGCTGGTTACCAATCATGAACATAAAGACATTGTTAACTTGTTAACCGAAACTCAGGATCTCTGGCTTCCGGACACCGGTGCCGGGTGTACCCTGAGCAGTCAGAGGGTATTTCATAGCGAACACGAGGCCGCTGAAGAGATGCTGGGGGACATTCAGGGTTTTTATGATTTTAACTGTCTGAACCCACAGTCCCTGCATTCTATTCGTCCCAATGTTCTCAATACGTTGCCGGGTTTGAAGCAGCTGAATATCTGGCTGACCACCGATAGCTGGCAAAACAAGCAATCACTGATACTGCCGGGTGATGGCAAAATTGCCATAAAGCCCGGTAGTTGA
- a CDS encoding pseudouridine synthase yields MIRIAKYIADSGLCSRRAACRLIESGQVQLNDRVAIHTDRVSNDDTIVVNGQTISPPAEHRYYLYNKPVGIDCVCNPQDADSIVHQINTPVRVFPVGRLDKDSHGLMLLTNDGELCQRLLHPDYYHEKEYRVTVDKRLTDPFLETMSLGVSYNISGKKVTTLPCQIKRQSDSIFLITLTQGMNRQIRRMCKVLGYRVTGLQRLRMESLQLGDLPFNQLQPLSSDQVLQLKRQTVDLPQRNGMMPNLIFT; encoded by the coding sequence ATGATTCGAATTGCCAAGTACATCGCAGACTCCGGATTATGCTCCAGACGAGCCGCCTGTCGCCTGATTGAATCGGGGCAGGTTCAATTAAACGACAGAGTAGCCATACACACCGACCGGGTCAGCAATGACGATACCATCGTCGTCAATGGACAAACCATTTCGCCACCAGCAGAGCATCGCTATTACCTGTACAACAAACCCGTTGGCATTGACTGTGTCTGCAACCCTCAGGATGCTGACAGTATTGTTCACCAGATCAACACACCGGTTCGTGTCTTTCCGGTTGGACGACTGGATAAAGATTCCCATGGACTGATGTTACTGACCAACGATGGCGAGCTTTGCCAGCGGCTGCTGCACCCGGACTATTACCATGAGAAAGAGTACCGGGTTACCGTCGATAAGCGACTGACCGACCCGTTTCTGGAAACCATGTCCCTTGGTGTCTCCTACAATATTTCTGGCAAAAAGGTAACGACCCTGCCCTGTCAGATTAAACGACAGTCAGACAGTATATTCCTGATTACCCTGACTCAGGGCATGAACCGACAGATTCGTCGCATGTGCAAGGTACTGGGTTATCGGGTGACTGGCCTGCAACGACTGCGCATGGAGTCCCTGCAACTGGGCGACCTGCCGTTTAATCAGCTTCAACCACTCTCCAGTGATCAGGTTCTGCAACTTAAGAGACAAACCGTTGATCTCCCCCAACGCAATGGTATGATGCCCAACCTTATCTTCACCTGA